A single genomic interval of Deinococcus malanensis harbors:
- a CDS encoding GNAT family N-acetyltransferase — protein MPTLTLREATPDDLPFMLSLAPRLTATAPAWRNQAEMTASYRGLFTQALHEPEEGSAVLIAQNPQGQPVGFTLLYWHPKERGAFIKDLAVSEEAEGLGVGRFLLQSIEEWAKARGAVEIMLKASWYNTRARRIYERAGFQEDHVALVRRLD, from the coding sequence ATGCCGACATTGACCCTCAGAGAAGCCACCCCTGACGACCTGCCGTTCATGCTTAGCCTGGCACCCCGCCTCACCGCCACTGCCCCCGCCTGGCGCAATCAAGCTGAGATGACAGCGAGCTACCGAGGGCTGTTCACGCAAGCCCTTCATGAGCCTGAGGAAGGTTCCGCCGTGTTGATCGCGCAGAACCCTCAGGGTCAGCCCGTGGGCTTCACGCTGCTGTACTGGCATCCGAAGGAGCGCGGCGCGTTCATCAAGGATCTGGCCGTGAGCGAAGAAGCCGAGGGTCTGGGCGTGGGACGGTTCCTGTTGCAGTCCATTGAAGAGTGGGCTAAGGCCAGGGGCGCGGTAGAGATCATGTTGAAGGCCTCCTGGTACAACACCCGGGCCCGACGCATTTACGAGCGCGCCGGGTTTCAGGAAGACCACGTTGCGCTGGTCCGTCGCCTGGATTGA